Below is a window of Phyllopteryx taeniolatus isolate TA_2022b chromosome 16, UOR_Ptae_1.2, whole genome shotgun sequence DNA.
TCCTTTGAGTGTAAGCGCAATTTTCGTTTTTTTCACCCACCTTGCTCAGAGGTGCTGAGTCGTCTTTTTTTGCCGGCTGCAATTTGACGCCGCCGTGATGCGGTTGCATTGCGAGCGCTGAGTCAGGCGGTGTTACGAGGCTCCGCTCCGTGTCCTCCTCGGTTCCGACCTCCACGCGTTCCTCCTCCAGGGGAGGAAGAGGACCGAGGCCGGGTGGTGAGGACTCTCCCGGCTGCTGGCTCCTCTTCTCCACCTCCAGTTGTAGCTTGAGCTGCTCCACCAGCCTCTGCTCGCGCTCCAGCCTCCTCTTCAGCTCCTCGATCTGACGCTCCTTCTCGTAGAGACGCCGGTCTTTTTCACGGGACCCGCTCTCGTCCGGAGAGGCCGCCGCGGGACCGTCCGCCCCGCCGTTGTCCTCCGAGACGGACACTTTGGGGGACACCGGTGGGGTGTTTTCGGGAGCTTTCGTCTCCACGCCGGCGAAGCTTTCGTGATACAACTTTAGTCGCTCGATCAGATCCATCTTGGTTCCGGAGACGGGAAGTGAGCGCAGTTTGAGCTCCACTTTCAGCTCAGCCACCTGGAAGTACACACAACAGGTCAATTTTGCATTTAAGGCAAAAGGGTGCAGTGCCCCACTTGACCAGCAAAATCAAGCTACTCTATTCTctccaaaatgtattatattgACTACAGAGTAGTGATTGAATTCCAAAACCAATGTAAGctactttcttttctttctgacATTGTGTTCCTGCCAACTCTTCCTTTCCTTTCTTGCCAAGGAAACACAGTGACcagttgatttttttgggcagaCTTTGGGGCACAAATGATTTTGGACCATGAATCCTGCCAAGCAACCTTTTATGTTGGtatttgttaaatgtattttttttttctcatcaaatGTGTGATTTTGTAATCATTCCAGCAGAAAGGATATTttataggcatatattctttttcaaattaggctttagGGCactgatgattctgatgatcCCCAACAATTCTGCCTAGCAGCAACGGGCTGCGGAAAAAATACGAgcaattaattataattactgCCAAATGAGCAATTCTGTTTATCTATGTTGGTATAAGCTAGATagagcaacaaaaaacaaaagaaaaagaaaaaaataaattgatttgttttttgtgtgaattCTTTTTCAATAGGCTTTGGAGACCAAATGATTCTCCTCCTCAAATTCTGCGTTCATATCTATTACATTTACTTGTTATATGGTTTtatattaaatgtgtttgtgatttgttttattacttCCAGTGTAGCACcaatgtacagaaaaaaaaaatcattgtcaaACTTCCCAACTCAATCAACAGATTTGTTGGCATTGTCACGTCATGTGACTTGTTTGCGATTTCACTTGTTGCCGGGCAAAGTTCATAGAGCTCATTCATAATTGCCCTATGGGCCAATGAGAAACATCCAAAAACAACACTATAAGGAATACATGCTAAGTTCATTGATAGACACGCGCATAGATTTCCCGATTGAATcactactgtatatgaaaatattaaatatttatgacCTAACCCTGTCTTAATGCCTAGCACCGaagtgttctgttttttttcgtcaaaaataaaacttcaccTTCATCTCGTCCACGTTGGCCGGTAACTGATTCGGCTTGCAGTTTTCATTCGAAACCTTGGCGGAGCAGCTGGTTTGGAACTCGCCTGTTGAACTGTCGGAACGAGAGCGGAAAGGGGAAGCGAGTCAGAGAGTCATCCTTCATTTTTCACAGCTGTGGAGAAATATACGGAAATATACCCAGTTAGAAGCAAAGATCTGTTTGAGAAACTCAGCAGCTGTCGACGCAAAAGAGCATCGCCATACTTTAGCGCCACCTGCTGGTCGCCAACGAGCGAACTTTGCCTCGCAAGAATGAGTTGCACAAAAAGTATGAGCAATTCTGTTCATCTACGTTcttaactattttttaaaatcagttttctggttttatttttaaccctGCAGATGATTGGTTCCGTGTGTGGTTTCaggtttatttctttttttttgtctgttaatGATTCTGCCCCACGATTTCTGCTTAGCAACAGGCAGCGGCACAAATGtgtgaaaaacaagcaattaatgctacatattgaaaataaaaatcgatTGTGTGCTACATAACAgttgatttgttttgtgtttagtttaggtttttgttgttgttttaatggtcTTTGGGGCACAAATGACTCTTCCCCGCTAATTCTCACCAGCGACCCaaacgaggaaaaaaaatacaagcaattaatgctacatattaaaaaaaaaacctgtgttGTTTTATAATAAACCAATGGGTTTTGTGtgtgatttagttttttgtttttgtttgttttaatggccTTCGGGGCACAAATGATTCTTCCCCATGAACAAGCAGCTgcacaaatgtggaaaaaacaaacaagcaattcTGTTCACCATGTTCTTGTTCTACTGATTGATGtgcagttttaatttttttgaacgGGCTTCAGCGCATAAATTATTCTGCCCCACAGatcctgcctagcaacaagccactgcaaaaataatataatagcCACAATAGAAGATAACAGCCGTACTTGAGCGCTGCCTGCTGGTGGCCGAAGTGCTGCTGGCTAAGGATCTGCAGCTGCAgaaaatgctgctgctgctgcaggatGCGCACGTAAGCGGCGTCCAcgtgcgccgccgccgccaccgctgCCGGCAAAGGCTTAAACTCGTGCTTGTGGTGGTCCGGGGGGATGTACTGATGATACTTTAACTTGCGTATCCTCGGCTTGGCCTCTCGGCTCTTTTTGCTGCTGCGGCTTTTCTCGCCCGGCGGCTTTGGCGAGATCTGCTGCGGAGTGTAACACACAtacaagcacacgcacacacacatgcacgcacacacacacacaggacagcACATGTGAAAGCAGACATTTGGGAGAGTACCACAGGACAGACAGTTGATGAAAATGTCTGGATGAAGAAAGGAAGTGGAAACGTGACCCTCATTGTTTTAACACCTGCAGGAAGAAAACAGCAGACGAGTGGTAAAAAAAACGGGACCTGATGTATGACTAAAAGGTTCGAGTCCCTAACTGGAATAGGGATTCAGACCCCCAAGTGCACTGCTGTGCTGAGTGTAGTTTTTTCACAACTATTGCGGGAAGGGGCAGCACAGTACACGCCAGTGAGGTGGTTAGCACGCCTGCCACACAATTATGAGATTTGGATTCACGTGGGTTATCTTCCTCCCACTGTACAAAAATACTGGATGCATGTTAAGTTCAGTAAagtctaaattgttcataggtgtgaaagtgagtgtgaatgattgcttGTCTgtatgcgccctgtgattggctggagaccagtccaggatgcACATATTTTTCAGGGgtaaattaattcattaatttaaaaaagatacaatggtacaatgatttgcatctACAGTATTGCCATCTGGCCTCACCTGCACGGAGGAGCTGGAACAGGGAAGAGACACGTCGGTCGGAATCGGCGAGGCCGAACCGGTGCTCGGAGACGTTCGGCGACATGGGTCCGGCGATAAAGCGTCACTGTTGTCCTCAGTGAAAGTGTACACATCTGCTGGCTCGCGAGGGTCTGGACTATCACCTGGAGGGCAAACATATTACTATTACAAAATTCAAGACTTAGCAACTAGTGAAGACGTGTTCTGCTACGTCCAACTGTATAATAGTGCATGTCAGAAAGTTTTTACCAGGCACGTTgggtcttgttttgttttcaaa
It encodes the following:
- the mrtfbb gene encoding myocardin-related transcription factor B isoform X4: MGLQSWPPSTAPSMMACLHVETPSICTGKFKSALQLRLQHRRSREQLVEQGIMPPLKAPAAFHERICSLERATTGNLLKHKLSRRPARSELVRMHILKEGEADASVQAAQMKLKRARLADDLSQKISSRPGPMKLVEKNILPVDAGVNKDHDGDSPDPREPADVYTFTEDNSDALSPDPCRRTSPSTGSASPIPTDVSLPCSSSSVQQISPKPPGEKSRSSKKSREAKPRIRKLKYHQYIPPDHHKHEFKPLPAAVAAAAHVDAAYVRILQQQQHFLQLQILSQQHFGHQQAALNSTGEFQTSCSAKVSNENCKPNQLPANVDEMKVAELKVELKLRSLPVSGTKMDLIERLKLYHESFAGVETKAPENTPPVSPKVSVSEDNGGADGPAAASPDESGSREKDRRLYEKERQIEELKRRLEREQRLVEQLKLQLEVEKRSQQPGESSPPGLGPLPPLEEERVEVGTEEDTERSLVTPPDSALAMQPHHGGVKLQPAKKDDSAPLSKTIHRGHPPPAFVPPPLRKCKNLREPPRYEDAVKHTRMLPAIQGLCAASQQMDDLFDILIESGEMSPFLKPDPPDPNKRVPVTPSVTLLPVNTVLSRPPPRVQVAHMPAEELPLPPVAMEMDLDDDVDADSDLHAMDWLDLSVSAGEGVFSTDFLDTYQLL
- the mrtfbb gene encoding myocardin-related transcription factor B isoform X3, coding for MGLQSWPPSTAPSMMACLHVETPSICTGKFKSALQLRLQHRRSREQLVEQGIMPPLKAPAAFHERICSLERATTGNLLKHKLSRRPARSELVRMHILKEGEADASVQAAQMKLKRARLADDLSQKISSRPGPMKLVEKNILPVDAGVNKDHDGDSPDPREPADVYTFTEDNSDALSPDPCRRTSPSTGSASPIPTDVSLPCSSSSVQQISPKPPGEKSRSSKKSREAKPRIRKLKYHQYIPPDHHKHEFKPLPAAVAAAAHVDAAYVRILQQQQHFLQLQILSQQHFGHQQAALNSTGEFQTSCSAKVSNENCKPNQLPANVDEMKVAELKVELKLRSLPVSGTKMDLIERLKLYHESFAGVETKAPENTPPVSPKVSVSEDNGGADGPAAASPDESGSREKDRRLYEKERQIEELKRRLEREQRLVEQLKLQLEVEKRSQQPGESSPPGLGPLPPLEEERVEVGTEEDTERSLVTPPDSALAMQPHHGGVKLQPAKKDDSAPLSKTCTGERTAQSALEPFPSSVTKSPVCETIHRGHPPPAFVPPPLRKCKNLREPPRYEDAVKHTRMLPAIQGLCAASQQMDDLFDILIESGEMSPFLKPDPPDPNKRVPVTPSVTLLPVNTVLSRPPPRVQVAHMPAEELPLPPVAMEMDLDDDVDADSDLHAMDWLDLSVSAGEGVFSTDFLDTYQLL